The following proteins are encoded in a genomic region of Syngnathoides biaculeatus isolate LvHL_M chromosome 15, ASM1980259v1, whole genome shotgun sequence:
- the kcnf1b gene encoding potassium voltage-gated channel subfamily F member 1: MWTIPKPRYRSGSCGDGEPEITVNIGGVRVVLFGDVLNRYPESRLAELAKCSSALNDELISSLCDDFDPGRKEFYFDRDPDAFKCIIDVYYFDEIHIKRGICPICFIKEMEFWKIEQSALDECCKSYLSEREGELREIASKVKVILEDMADDRSAAATQRCQRFLWRLMEKPGSSLPARVIAIASFLSVLVSAVVMCVGTIPELQVTDAEGDLVEHPTLEAIETACMLWFTVEYTLRLAASPNKLHFALSFMNVVDFMAIMPFYVVLSLTYLGTTSVMELGNVQQAVQALRIMRIARVFKLARHSSGLQTLTYALKRSLKELGLLLMYMGVGIFVFSALGYTMEQSHPETLFRSIPQSFWWAIITMTTVGYGDIYPKTTLGKCNAAVSFLCGVIAIALPIHPIINNFVVFYNKQQVLETAAKHEVELMELKSAGDSRRKDSDKDDAHLE, from the coding sequence ATGTGGACGATTCCGAAGCCGAGATACAGAAGCGGTTCGTGTGGTGACGGGGAGCCCGAGATCACTGTGAACATTGGCGGGGTCCGAGTGGTGCTTTTCGGGGATGTTTTGAATCGATACCCGGAGAGCAGACTGGCCGAGTTGGCGAAGTGCTCATCTGCGCTAAACGACGAACTTATTTCGTCTCTTTGTGACGATTTTGACCCCGGACGAAAGGAATTTTATTTTGACCGAGATCCAGATGCGTTCAAGTGCATCATCGATGTTTATTACTTCGACGAAATCCACATTAAACGCGGCATTTGTCCCATTTGCTTCATCAAGGAAATGGAGTTCTGGAAAATAGAACAAAGTGCTTTAGATGAGTGCTGCAAAAGTTACTTGAGCGAGAGGGAGGGGGAGCTTCGGGAGATAGCGAGCAAAGTGAAGGTAATTTTGGAGGACATGGCAGACGACCGGAGTGCAGCGGCCACCCAGAGGTGCCAACGCTTCTTGTGGAGGCTTATGGAGAAACCCGGTTCCTCCCTCCCGGCGCGCGTTATCGCCATAGCGTCCTTCCTGTCTGTCCTGGTGTCAGCGGTGGTGATGTGCGTCGGAACCATCCCAGAATTGCAGGTTACAGACGCCGAGGGAGACCTGGTGGAGCACCCGACTTTGGAGGCCATCGAAACGGCGTGCATGCTGTGGTTCACCGTGGAGTACACACTGCGCCTCGCCGCCTCACCCAATAAACTACACTTTGCCTTGTCCTTCATGAACGTCGTGGACTTCATGGCTATTATGCCTTTCTATGTAGTCCTCAGTTTGACCTACCTTGGCACCACCTCCGTGATGGAACTGGGCAACGTTCAGCAGGCGGTCCAGGCACTGCGCATTATGCGCATCGCGCGTGTTTTCAAGTTGGCACGTCACTCGTCGGGACTGCAGACGCTGACATACGCGCTGAAGAGGAGCCTCAAGGAGCTGGGGCTGCTTCTCATGTACATGGGCGTGGGGATCTTTGTGTTCTCCGCTCTGGGCTACACCATGGAGCAAAGTCACCCCGAGACTTTGTTCAGGAGCATTCCACAATCCTTCTGGTGGGCCATCATCACCATGACGACGGTGGGATACGGCGACATCTACCCCAAAACCACACTGGGCAAGTGCAACGCGGCAGTGAGCTTCCTGTGTGGGGTCATAGCCATCGCGTTACCCATACACCCCATTATTAATAACTTTGTGGTGTTCTACAACAAACAGCAAGTGTTGGAGACTGCAGCCAAACACGAGGTGGAGTTGATGGAGCTCAAGTCTGCTGGGGACTCGCGCAGAAAAGACAGCGACAAAGATGACGCGCACCTAGAATGA
- the nol10 gene encoding nucleolar protein 10 → MQISSVNDVKIYNLSHGKSLPEWLTDRKKRQLQKKDVDIQRRIELIQDFEMPTVCTSIKVSRDGQFILAAGTYKPRIRCYDTYQLSLKFERCLDSDVVAFDILSDDYSKLVFLHSDRYVEFHSQHGHYYKTRIPKFGRDFSYHYPSCDLYFVGSSSEIYRLNLEQGRFLNSLQTDAVEHNVCDINPVHHLFASGTAEGRVECWDPRVRKRVGLLDCALSSLTQEIEVQSLPSISALKFSGSLFMAVGTSTGQVLLYDLRSSQPLLVKDHFYNLPIKSLNFHDQMDLVVSADAKIVKIWNKDTGKVFSSIQPESNINDVCMYPHSGMLFTANEDPKMNTFYIPALGPAPRWCSFLDNLTEELEESPESTVYDDYKFVTRKDLETLGLSHLVGSSLLRAYMHGYFMDIRLYHKVKSMANPFAYEEYRKDKIRQKIEEMRTQRVQLKELPKVNKELALKLMEEGDEVELASRKKKGKALPTILGDDRFKVMFENPDYQVDEQSEAFRLLNPIVSKVSQKRKKQLQLLAQDATSQEEENEEEEEEGQPSSEEESSDDENSWVEEVREQRRLLRQEEWDRRHQERKDADRNTVLLESKPRESQKSVFRAENKKQSQPQFYQIKSGEEFRSFNDVSCKQKLQKASLEERLKLEEHSGTSNMTDTAVGSKQLTFRLKKSEQQRKQQQAERDHHEERKKLRRSAGHLSSARGRGWAGRRGRGRGRGLH, encoded by the exons atgcaaatatcaaGCGTAAACGACGTGAAGATTTATAATTTAAGCCATGGAAAGTCCCTTCCAGAG TGGCTGACAGACCGTAAGAAGAGACAACTCCAAAAGAAAGACGTTG ACATCCAGCGCAGGATCGAGCTCATCCAGGACTTTGAGATGCCCACAGTGTGCACGTCCATAAAGGTATCCAGAGATGGGCAATTCATTCTGGCAGCAG GGACTTACAAGCCCAGGATTCGATGTTATGACACCTACCAGCTATCACTGAAGTTTGAACGCTGCTTGGATTCTGATG TCGTGGCCTTTGACATACTGTCTGATGACTACTCAAAG CTTGTGTTCCTGCACTCTGATCGTTATGTGGAGTTCCATTCCCAGCACGGTCACTACTATAAAACACGAATTCCAAAGTTTGGACGGGATTTTTCTTACCATTACCCCTCGTGCGATCTTTATTTCGTTGGATCTAG TTCAGAGATCTACAGACTGAATCTTGAACAAGGCCGTTTCCTTAACTCACTTCAGACAGATGCTGT GGAGCACAATGTGTGCGACATCAACCCTGTCCATCATTTGTTTGCCAGTGGAACCGCTGAG GGAAGGGTGGAATGCTGGGACCCTCGTGTCCGGAAGCGAGTGGGCCTTCTCGACTGTGCCCTGAGCAGCCTCACACAAGAAATAGA AGTTCAGAGTTTGCCCTCAATAAGTGCGCTGAAGTTTAGCGGTTCGCTGTTCATGGCAGTAGGCACCAGCACTGGTCAG GTGCTGTTGTATGACCTGCGCTCCAGCCAGCCGCTGCTAGTAAAAGATCACTTCTACAACCTGCCAATCAAGTCTCTCAATTTCCATGACCAGATGGACCTGGTTGTGTCGGCAGATGCTAAAATAGTCAAAATCTGGAACAAAGACACT GGCAAAGTGTTCTCCTCAATCCAGCCTGAGAGCAACATTAATGATGTCTGCATGTACCCCCACTCAG GTATGCTTTTCACTGCCAATGAAGATCCAAAGATGAACACATTCTACATCCCG GCTCTTGGCCCAGCACCTCGTTGGTGCTCCTTCCTTGATAACCTGACagaggagctggaggagagCCCTGAGAGCACTGTGTATGATGACTACAAGTTTGTGACCCGCAAGGACCTGGAAACTTTGG GTCTTTCTCATCTGGTGGGGTCATCCCTCTTGAGGGCGTACATGCATGGCTATTTCATGGACATCAGACTCTATCATAAG GTCAAAAGCATGGCAAATCCTTTTGCTTATGAGGAGTATCGTAAGGATAAGATCCGACAGAAGATCGAAGAGATGAGGACCCAGAGAGTACAGCTTAAG GAATTGCCCAAAGTCAACAAGGAGCTGGCTTTGAAACTGATGGAAGAGGGTGACGAAGTGGAGTTGGCTTCCAGGAAAAAGAAGGGCAAG gCCCTACCCACCATATTGGGTGACGACCGTTTCAAGGTGATGTTTGAAAACCCAGATTATCAAGTGGATGAGCAGAGCGAGGCGTTCCGCCTGCTCAACCCAATCGTCTCCAAAGTTAgccagaagaggaagaagcagcTGCAGCTACTAGCTCAAGATGCTACTTCACAA gaagaggaaaatgaggaggaggaagaggagggtcaACCCAGTTCTGAGGAGGAAAGCTCAGATGATGAAAATAGCTGGGTGGAGGAGGTGAGGGAGCAGCGGAGACTGCTCAGGCAAGAGGAGTGGGACCGCCGGCATCAGGAGAGGAAGGACGCTGACCGCAACACAGTCCTGCTGGAGAGCAAACCAAGAGAATCGCAGAAAAGTGTCTTCAGGGCTGAGAACAAGAAGCAGAGCCAGCCTCAGTTTTATCAGATTAAAAGCGGGGAGGAGTTTCGCAGTTTTAATGACGTGTCCTGCAAGCAGAAACTTCAGAA GGCATCCCTGGAGGAGCGTTTGAAGTTAGAGGAGCACTCTGGAACCAGCAACATGACTGACACCGCAGTGGGCAGCAAACAGCTTACCTTTAGACTCAAAAAG TCTGAGCAGCAAAGGAAGCAGCAACAGGCGGAGCGGGACCATCACGAAGAGAGAAAGAAGCTAAGACGCTCAGCCGGACACCTGAGCAGTGCCCGTGGGAGGGGCTGGGCTGGtaggagaggaagaggaagaggaagaggactgCACTGA